In Microbacterium sp. No. 7, the genomic window GTGTGGCCGAGCCGTGCCATCAGCTCGGCGAAGGCGCGCGCGATGCGGGCAGAGGTCCAGCCGCGCTCGGTCGTCGGCCCCGAGAAGGCGTAGCCGGGCACCGACGGCACGACGACGTGGAAGGCGACGTCGTCGGACGAGGGGGGCGACGTGAGCGCGTCGATCACGGGCTCGAACTCCGCGAAGGTGCTCGGCCACCCGTGCAGCAGGAGCAGCGGGATCGCGTCCGCGCGCGCCGACGGAGCGACGACGGCGTGGATGCGCTGGCCGTCGATGACGGTCGTGATCTGCCGCCTGCGGTTCAGGCGCTCCTCGACGGCGCGCCAGTCGTAGCCGTCGAGCCAGCGCTCGACGAGACGGTGCATCGCCTGCGGCGTGATCCCGTCGGACCACGCCGCGTCCGCGAGCTCCTCGGTCCAGCGCGCCGACCGCAGCCGGCGGTGCAGGTCGTCGAGCTCCTCGTCGGAGACGGCGATGCGGAACTCCTGCAGCGACGTGTCCGCCGCGGTCGCGTCGGTCATCGTGCCGGCCTCACGCGGGCATGTGGCGGCCGCCGGAGATCACGAGGATCTGACCGGTGATGAACCGCGCGTCGTCGCTCGCGAAGAACACCACGGCGCCCGCGAGGTCCTCGGGCTGGATGGCGCCCTTGATCGGCTGGGCCTCGACGAGGCGTTGCGCGTGCGCGGGGTCGACGGACTTCGAGAACGCCTCGGTGTGCGTGGGCCCGGGGGCGATGGCGTTCACCGTCACGCCCCAGTTGCCGAGCTGTGCCGCGGAGTACTTGGTGAGGCCGTTGACGCCCCACTTCGTCCACGAGTAGCTGAACGAGCGCAGGCCGGTGAACTCGTCGGTCGGGCCGTTGTAGGTGTAGTTGTACGCCGTGCCCGACGACTGGTTGATGACGCGGCCGTAGGGGCTCTTGACCAGGTGCGGCGCCGCGGCCCGCGTGACGAGCCAGACGCTCAGCAGGTTCACGTCCATCATCCGCTTGAGATAGGGGAAGGTGTCGTCCTCGGGCTTCCAGTCACCGAACAGGGCGGCGTTGTTGACGACGATGTCGATGCCGCCGAGACGTTCGGCGACCTCCTCGACCGCGGCGCCGACCGAGTCCTCGTCGGCGACGTCGGTCTTGATCGCGATGACCGTGCCGCGGTCCGACAGCTCCGTCGCCGTCTTCTCGGCGTTGTCGATGTCGAGGTCGAGGATGGCGACGCTGGCGCCCTCGGCCAGCAGCCGCTCCACGTAGGCGCGGCCGATGCCGCGACCGCCTCCGGTCACGATCGCGCGACGACCTTCGAGCTTCATGATGGGTCTCCCTTCGTCAGTGCGGGCGCCTTCGCCCCGTGTGCATCGTCTCCGCGGCGTGCGGCACGGGCGCTGTCCGGCAGCGGCCGGAGCGTGGAGGAGTCCACGCGCGTCGTGCGTGCGAGCCGCTTGTACTCGTCGTGGGACCACGGCCACTGCACGACGTTCGTGCCGCTCGCGGTCTCGTAGAAGTTGTTGCATCCCGACTTCCAGGCCGGCACGTCGCCGATCGCGGCCTGCAGCGTGCGCTGGAAGCCGGCCTCGAACTCGCGCTTGACCTCGATCACGCCGCCGCCGGCGCGCGCGAGGCGCTGCACGTCCTTCGCGATGAACTCCGCCTGGTGTTCGAGCACGACCGAGACGACCGTGCCGTGCGTGTTGGGACCGTACATGATGTAGAAGTTGGGGAAGTCGGGCACCGTGATGCCCAGGTAGGCGTGTGGGTCGCCGTCCCAGGCCTCGTGCAGCGTCGTGCCCCCGCGCCCGGCGACCTCGTAGGTGGAGAGGAAGTCCTGCGCCGTGAAGCCGGTCGTGAGCACGATCGCGTCGACCGGGTGCTCGACGCCCCGGTCGTCGACGACGCCGTTCTCGGTGACCCGCACCACCGAGCGGGTGATCAGCTCCACGTTGGGCTGGAGGAGGGCCGGGTAGAAGGTGCTCGACTGCACGTTGCGCTTGCAGCGCGGCGTGAAGCTCGGCGTGAGCGCCGCGCGCAGGTCGGGGCGGTCGGCGAAGACCTCGTCGATGTAGGCGGTGCCGCGGGCGATGCTCTCCTCCGCGGCGGCCGGGTCGGTCGCGACCTTGAGGCCCTTGTCCATCATCCTGAGCGTCTCGCGGCGCGCGCGGCGGCGACGGCCGAAGCGGTTCAGCCTCTTGCGCTCCGCGGGCGTGTAGTCGCGATCGCCCTTCGGGAAGACCCAGCCCGGCTCGCGCTGGAAGGTGAGCAGCTTCCCGACGATCGGCTGCAGCCCCGGTACGACCTGCGCGGCCGAGGCGCCGGCGCCGACGACCGCGACCGTCTTGCCGGCGAGGTCGACGTCGTCGCGCCACCGTGCGGAGTGGAAGATCGGCCCCGTGAACAGCTCCATGCCGGGCCAGCTCGGGATGTTCGGCACGTTGAGCATGCCGACGGCGCTCACGACGACGTCGAACCAGTGCCGTTCGCCGTCGTCGGTCACGACGAGATGCTGCAGGCGCTGCTCGTCCCATTCGACGCGATCGACGCCGATGCCGAAGCGGATGCGGTCGCGGAAGCCGTAGTCGTCGATCACCTCGTCGACGTAGGCCTGGATCTCGGCCTGTGTCGCGTGGGTGCGCGACCAGTCGTGCAGCTTGAACGAGTACGAGTAGAGCGCCGACGGCACGTCGCACTCGGCGCCGGGGTAGCGGTTGTCCCACCACGTGCCGCCCGCGCCGGCCGACTTCTCGAAGATCGTGAACGTGCCGATGCGGCGCTTCGTGAGATTCACGGCGGCGGCGACGCCGCCCAGGCCGGCGCCGATGATCGCGACGGACGGCGTCGCGCTGTTCTTCCGAGACATGGGCTACCTCATTGGATCCGTATCGGGTGGGTGCTGACACCATTATTACCTGAATCTGACGCCAGTGTCACATATTTACGCCGCGTCCCGTTCGAGGTAGCCTGAAAAGAGTCAGATCAATTGGATGATTTAGACGGAACCACAGCAAGGAGATTCGCATGGACAATGGTGTTCTCAAGCGACTGAGGGTCGTCGGCGGCATCGCGGCCGTCGTCGGCGCGCTGGCCCTGGGCGGGTGCGGCTCGCCCGCGGAGGAGCCGGCCGAGCCCGCGGCCGGGCCGCAGAGCCTGGAGGAGCTGATCGCCGCGGCCGAGGCCGAGGGCGAGCTCACGTGGTACACGGGCACGCCGCCGAGCACGATCGAGAAGGTCGTCGAGGCCTTCGAGGCGACGTATGACATCCGCGTGAACGCGACGCGCCTGCCCAGCGGTGACATCGCACAGCGCTTCCAGGCCGAGATCGCCGCCGACAACGTGCAGGTCGACGTGATGTCGACCGTCGACCAGGGCTTCTTCGGCGACATGAACGACGCGGGCAACCTCGCGTCGCTCCCCGACCTGGCCCGGGGCGAGGTGGACGATGCGCAGTTCCTGCTCGGCGACTACGGCGTCGTCGTCACGGTCGGGGTGCCCGCGTTCGGGTACAACACGTCGGTGATGGGCGACTTCACCCTCGACACGTGGCAGGACCTGCTCGACGAGCGCGTCGACGGGCAGCTCATCCTCGTCGACCCGCGCGGATCGCAGGCGTGGGCGCAGATGTGGCACGTCGCGCTGAACCACCCCGACCTCGGCCCCGATTTCCTCGAGAAGGTCGGCCAGCAGGGCCACCAGGTCGTCAACAGCGGCGCGCCCGGCGCGGAGCTGCTGGGCGCCGGCGAGGGCGGCGTGCTCGTCGCCAACATCCCCGGCGTGTTCGACGCGGCCAAGCAGGCGGGCGCGCCGATCGAGTACATGGTGCCGGAGGACCCCTTCTACGGCATCTTCACGTGGGCCGTCGTCACCGCCGACGCGCCGCACCCGAACGCCGCGGCGCTCTTCCTGAACTTCCTCGCGAGCGAGGAGGGGTCGCAGGTCTACAACACGGCCGACCGGGGCATCTCGCCGCTGGGCGACCTCGACGGCACCTGGCCGACGCCGGCCGGCGGCATCGAGCAGCCCCCGACCCCCGACGAGCTGAGCGCGTCCCTGGAGGAGATCCTCACCCTCCTGCAGATCCGCTGACCGCCTGATCCCCGCCCCTCGCCCCCACCCCCCGCCCCGCGAGAGTGCATCGGGCGGCCGAGAGTGCAGAAGCCAGCTGCGCTCTCGGCCGCCCGATGCGTTCTCGGCCACGGGATGCACTCTCGCGGGGCGGGGGAAGGGTGGGGGATGCTGTCAGAGGGGGGCGAGGCGGCCGCGGGTCGGGGACCACTCGTGGGCGGTGATGCTCGAGACGTAGCCGGCGCGGTTGTAGGGGTCTTCCGCGAGGATGCGCAGCGCCTCGGCGGCATCCGCCGCGTTGAGGAGGAACAGGATGTCGACGGATGCCTCGCCGAGCCGGCCCACGGCGAGCAGGGTGCCCGCCTCTTCGAGCCCTCCGATGAACGCGAGGTGCTGATCGAGGATCTCCTTGCGGGCCTCGACGGTGGCGGGGTCATAGCTGTAGGTGGCGACGACGGCCATGGGGTTCTCCTTCTGTCTGGTGTGTGGGTCGTGCGGATCTGTCGGTCGTGCGGGGAGGGCGGCGCGGTCACCCGCGCAGGGCGCGTTCGAGCGCCTCGAGCGCGTCGCGCTCGAACTGGCGCGTGCGCGGCGTGCGCGGCGACCCGCCGAAGGCGCCGTGCGCGACGCCCGGGTACACGTGCAGCTCGGTGGGCACGCCGGCGCGCAGGAGTGCATGCGCGAACGCGATGTCCTCGTCGACGAAGCCGTCGACCTGTCCCACGGCGACGAAGGCGGGCGCGACGCCCGTGAGGTCGCGCGCCCGCGCGGGCGCCGCCGTCTCCGGCACGGGCGAGATACCGCTCAGGTAGGCGCTCCATGCGAGCGCGTTGGCGTCGGCGTTCCACAGCCGGGCATCGGTGATCGCCCTCATCGACGGCGTGGGGCGGTTGTCGATCATGGGGGAGACGAGCAGCTGCAGCGCAGGCTGCGGCCGACCCAGATCGCGCAGCCGCAGGCACAGCGCGGCGGCGAGGCCCGCACCCGCGCTGCTGCCGCCGACGACGATCCGTTCGGTGTCGATGCCGAGTCCGGCGTCGTCGTCGTTGATCGCGTCCCAGGCGGCGTGCGCGTCGGTGAGCCCGGCGGGATAGGGATGCTCGGGGGCGAGGCGCCAGTCGATCGAGACGGCGACGATGCCGAGCCGCGCGACGATCGCGTCGAGGCGGGCGTCGGCTCCGTCGAGCGTGCCCATGACGTAGCCGCCGCCGTGCATCCAGAGGAGGCACGGGGCGGGGCCGGTCGCGCCGGCGGTGCGATAGACGCGCACCCGCACCGGGTGTGCCGTGCCGAGCGTGATGTCGGTGCGCTCGACGCGCGGGTGCGACGGACGGGCGGCGGGGGCGGGGAGGGATCCGCGCAGCGCGGCGATGCTCGTGGTGTCCCAGCGCGGCGCGGCCGCGAGGGCGGCGGCCGTCTCGGGCTCGAGGAGCTCGAGGAGTGGACTCGGCGCAGGCATCGAACCTCCCTGTTCGGGCGCGCGGACGGCGCGCTCCTTCATTATAGTTATATGATTGTGCTGTAAAAGTTCCCTGCGGTGTCGTGGCGATGCGGCATCGTGCAGATCCCGGCAGCGCCGCCGACGGCGCCGACGACGACGAGGAGTGCAGACATGGTCGTGAGCGCGGAGTTCGAGGCCGCCGTCGAGAGCGTGAGCAACTGGGGGCGCTGGGGCGCCGACGACCAGCGCGGGACGCTCAACCTCATCACGGAGGAGACCCGGCGGGCGGGGCTGGCCGCCGTCAAGGACGGCACGGCGTTCAACCTCGCGATGGAGCTCGGCCTCAACGGCCCCCAGGACGGCAGCGGCGTCCGCGGACGGGTGAACCCCATTCGCACGATGCTCGCGATCAATGACGGCTGGTCGGACGACCCCGACTACGTGCGGTGGAGCGACGACATCGTCGTGACGCCCATCCAGGCCGCGACCCACTGGGACGCCCTGTCGCACGTGAGCTGGCGCGGCACGATGTACAACGGCATCCCCGCCTCGGCGGTCACGACCGCGGGCGCGACCAAGCTCGGCATTGACACGTGGGGGACGCTCGTCTCGCACGGCGTGCTGCTCGACGTCGCGCGGCACACGGGCGTCGACCGCGTCGCGGGCGGTGTGGAGATCACCGGCGACATGCTCGAGGATGCGCTGCAGGCCAGCGGCGCCCGGCTGCTGCCCGGCTCGGTCGCGCTGATCCGCACGGGCCAGGTCAGCGTCTTCTTCGCGGGCAAGGTGCACGAGTACCACAAGGACGGCGCCGGCCTGGGCATCTCCGCGGCCCGCTGGTTCCACGAGCACGACCTGGGCGCCGTGGCGATCGACAACACGACGTTCGACCTGCTCCCGAGCAAGGAGCCCGGCGTGATGCTGCCCGCGCACATCCTGGACCTCGTCATGATGGGCATGCCGCAGGGGCAGAACTTCGTGCTGGAGGAGCTCGCCGACGCGTGCGCCGCCGACGGGCGCTACGAGTTCCTCATCGACGCGACGCCCGCGCGCTTCGAGCAGTCGACCGGAGGCTTCGTCACGCCCGTCGTGCTCCGGTGAGCCGTGCGGGCGGTGCGGACGGTGGTCTCAGTCGACGAACCGGCGACGCAGCCGCGCGTGCAGCGCATCGGTGAGCCCCGCCGCCCGCAGGCGGCCGACGACGCCCTCGGCCTCGTCGAGCCGGCGCAGCGCCATGCTCATGATCTCGGCCTCGGCGCCGAGGGCGGGCGCGCCCGCCGGTGGCTGGGGGCGGTCGACGCCCAGGATGCCGTCGACGACCGGCCGCAGGCGTGCGCGCGTCGCGTCGAGCGCCACGGACGTGCGCGCGTAGTCGTCGGCGATCACCTCGTGCGTGGCCCCGAGCACGCGCAGCAGCGCGGCCGCGAAGACGCCCGTGCGATCCTTGCCCGCCGAGCAGTGGAACAGCGTCGTGCCGGGTGCGTCGACCGCGATGCGGAAGCCCTGGACGAGCTGCGGGGCGCGCTCGCGGAACAGCTCCGCGTACCACGCGGCCATGTCGTCGGGGCGCGCGCCGCGCAGGCGCGCGATCGCGAGCGCCTCGGGCACCGCCATCCGATCGGTCAGGGGCAGGTGATGGTACGCGACCGCGGTGCGCGCGAGGGCGCCGCGCCCCGTGAAGGCCGCCTCCTCGGGCGAGCGCAGGTCGATGACGGTCGTCAGGCCGCGGCGCACGAGCCCGTCGATCTCGTCGTCGGGTGAGAGCGAGGGGTCGTCGGCGCGCCACAGCAGCCCGGCTCGGAGCCGGCCGCCCGAGACCGGCAGCCCGCCGAGGTCGCGGAGGTTGGTCAGCGGCGACGGCGCCGGGCGTGCGGGCGGAACGGGGGAGGATTCGTTCGGCATGACTCCACGGTAGGGCGAAACCGAACAAACAGCTATTTGAGTTATCTGAATAAACGAATGGTCTATAGTGGACCCGTATCGAAGCATCGACGTTGAGGCAGGCGAGCACATGCTCAAGACAGA contains:
- a CDS encoding tyrosine-protein phosphatase, whose product is MPNESSPVPPARPAPSPLTNLRDLGGLPVSGGRLRAGLLWRADDPSLSPDDEIDGLVRRGLTTVIDLRSPEEAAFTGRGALARTAVAYHHLPLTDRMAVPEALAIARLRGARPDDMAAWYAELFRERAPQLVQGFRIAVDAPGTTLFHCSAGKDRTGVFAAALLRVLGATHEVIADDYARTSVALDATRARLRPVVDGILGVDRPQPPAGAPALGAEAEIMSMALRRLDEAEGVVGRLRAAGLTDALHARLRRRFVD
- a CDS encoding flavin-containing monooxygenase, whose translation is MSRKNSATPSVAIIGAGLGGVAAAVNLTKRRIGTFTIFEKSAGAGGTWWDNRYPGAECDVPSALYSYSFKLHDWSRTHATQAEIQAYVDEVIDDYGFRDRIRFGIGVDRVEWDEQRLQHLVVTDDGERHWFDVVVSAVGMLNVPNIPSWPGMELFTGPIFHSARWRDDVDLAGKTVAVVGAGASAAQVVPGLQPIVGKLLTFQREPGWVFPKGDRDYTPAERKRLNRFGRRRRARRETLRMMDKGLKVATDPAAAEESIARGTAYIDEVFADRPDLRAALTPSFTPRCKRNVQSSTFYPALLQPNVELITRSVVRVTENGVVDDRGVEHPVDAIVLTTGFTAQDFLSTYEVAGRGGTTLHEAWDGDPHAYLGITVPDFPNFYIMYGPNTHGTVVSVVLEHQAEFIAKDVQRLARAGGGVIEVKREFEAGFQRTLQAAIGDVPAWKSGCNNFYETASGTNVVQWPWSHDEYKRLARTTRVDSSTLRPLPDSARAARRGDDAHGAKAPALTKGDPS
- a CDS encoding alpha/beta hydrolase, coding for MPAPSPLLELLEPETAAALAAAPRWDTTSIAALRGSLPAPAARPSHPRVERTDITLGTAHPVRVRVYRTAGATGPAPCLLWMHGGGYVMGTLDGADARLDAIVARLGIVAVSIDWRLAPEHPYPAGLTDAHAAWDAINDDDAGLGIDTERIVVGGSSAGAGLAAALCLRLRDLGRPQPALQLLVSPMIDNRPTPSMRAITDARLWNADANALAWSAYLSGISPVPETAAPARARDLTGVAPAFVAVGQVDGFVDEDIAFAHALLRAGVPTELHVYPGVAHGAFGGSPRTPRTRQFERDALEALERALRG
- a CDS encoding SDR family NAD(P)-dependent oxidoreductase codes for the protein MKLEGRRAIVTGGGRGIGRAYVERLLAEGASVAILDLDIDNAEKTATELSDRGTVIAIKTDVADEDSVGAAVEEVAERLGGIDIVVNNAALFGDWKPEDDTFPYLKRMMDVNLLSVWLVTRAAAPHLVKSPYGRVINQSSGTAYNYTYNGPTDEFTGLRSFSYSWTKWGVNGLTKYSAAQLGNWGVTVNAIAPGPTHTEAFSKSVDPAHAQRLVEAQPIKGAIQPEDLAGAVVFFASDDARFITGQILVISGGRHMPA
- a CDS encoding YciI family protein, with amino-acid sequence MAVVATYSYDPATVEARKEILDQHLAFIGGLEEAGTLLAVGRLGEASVDILFLLNAADAAEALRILAEDPYNRAGYVSSITAHEWSPTRGRLAPL
- a CDS encoding ABC transporter substrate-binding protein, whose translation is MDNGVLKRLRVVGGIAAVVGALALGGCGSPAEEPAEPAAGPQSLEELIAAAEAEGELTWYTGTPPSTIEKVVEAFEATYDIRVNATRLPSGDIAQRFQAEIAADNVQVDVMSTVDQGFFGDMNDAGNLASLPDLARGEVDDAQFLLGDYGVVVTVGVPAFGYNTSVMGDFTLDTWQDLLDERVDGQLILVDPRGSQAWAQMWHVALNHPDLGPDFLEKVGQQGHQVVNSGAPGAELLGAGEGGVLVANIPGVFDAAKQAGAPIEYMVPEDPFYGIFTWAVVTADAPHPNAAALFLNFLASEEGSQVYNTADRGISPLGDLDGTWPTPAGGIEQPPTPDELSASLEEILTLLQIR
- a CDS encoding cyclase family protein, translated to MVVSAEFEAAVESVSNWGRWGADDQRGTLNLITEETRRAGLAAVKDGTAFNLAMELGLNGPQDGSGVRGRVNPIRTMLAINDGWSDDPDYVRWSDDIVVTPIQAATHWDALSHVSWRGTMYNGIPASAVTTAGATKLGIDTWGTLVSHGVLLDVARHTGVDRVAGGVEITGDMLEDALQASGARLLPGSVALIRTGQVSVFFAGKVHEYHKDGAGLGISAARWFHEHDLGAVAIDNTTFDLLPSKEPGVMLPAHILDLVMMGMPQGQNFVLEELADACAADGRYEFLIDATPARFEQSTGGFVTPVVLR